Below is a window of Pangasianodon hypophthalmus isolate fPanHyp1 chromosome 28, fPanHyp1.pri, whole genome shotgun sequence DNA.
GATCTATTGACATCTGTAAAGCATGTGGACTGTAgacttaataattaaaaatgccTGCTTAATGCTTAGCAAAATCAAATAATTCAAGCTGATGTTGATGATTTTCATTCTTGTTTTACGTACAGTCCAAAAAGCACTAAAAAATAAGGTCTGTTCAATTTCAAGCTAAAGAAAAGAATGCTTACATTAACTGATttagagatcacatttttccctggTCTTAATTCCTGCATAATTATTATCTTTTGTCTTGTGAAAGACCATGCCATCTGGTTGCTCTCTCCATTTCACTGTGGTGTTCTTTGCTATCCCAAGCTCCTTTAGTTTTTGCTTGATCTGAAAAACAAATTGTAGCATTTATCACTAAATACTACAGAATATGGACACTAAAGTCTTATGAGATTTGTATGCTACtgtacattataattataatgacaACAAAGACCATGTGCCACAACTTTCATGATATAGACTAAAGTGCTTAATGTTGTAAGAGCGGATTGGTATAATAAATTCTGGAGGATTTGTCACACCTTCTGTAAGATTGCTGCCTTTACTGCAGGATCATTCACATCCTGATTCGATTGAACTTTCATTctcatgatttgtttttttcgAAAATCTGAAGGAACATACACAAAATTAAACTTGCATTCTAAAAGCCATTGAAAGTAGTGAAAAAACAGGACTTCAACTCacctgagagacagaagaaagGCATTATCTCAGAGCATTTTGCAGAGTCAACCTGGCCATTAATAAAATTACCACAATTATCAGTCTGCCCCGCATCCCACGGTTTTCCTGACACCCAATCAACGGTAGAGAAGTTGCTCCGGTCGGACCATTTCCAGAGGTCTCTGAACAGACCAACCCAAGAATTAGAAGAGACTGTTTTCTTTATAATTGAATTTTCCTCCACATCTCGCACACTGGCCAGGTCTGTGTGATGCTGTCTGCAGTAACTCTGAGCATCGTGATATGCCATGGAAGTAGAAATAGGAACGTATCTGCTGGACCCTGTGTTCCTGACTGTCAGAATTGAAAAACACATGATTAACTACtgattcaaaaataataataataaaaaataaaacaggttgcttgattaaaaacattcacatttcattgacatttattaatttgtcagACATTGTACATGTTAATCCCTGTACATGTGGATTCTTTAAATCACTTTTCACAAATCCTTCACGCATCAAGGAAAACTTCAGTTCCTATCTGGATTTTATTAAACCAACAGTATTTTATCTATTGTGTTTTTGTCTATTGGTTAGCTCCAATTGTTTTTAAGATGTGCTGTTTAACATCTCTGGCACTTTATATTTTAAGTTCACTGAGAACATTAAAACAGGATTTTTTCAGACAACCTTCATTTCCTGCTAAATGGCAAAGTGAATATGTTGTTCCTCACCATCAAAGCACAAAAAGGGATATGAAATTGAACAAGGTACATCAAACCAACACCACTGGTTTAAAGCAGCACATGCTTCTGTTCCATAGTTAGGCTGGTCGGAACACCAATCTGTCAAATTTCCTAGTGGCTGATTTTCCAGGGACCAACGCCAGCTATTAACATCATTGTACAGGCCAATCCAAGCACTGGAAGTGAATTGGTGCTTCTGTGCCTCATTTTGAAGCTTGATCATGTCGTCCTTGCCTTCAACAGTGGCCAGGTCAGTGTAGTTTGCTCGGCAGTACGTCTGAGCATCACTCCAAGTTTTCCCCTGTTGGACTAGGTAGTACTTATAAGGTACAGACAGGACGAGGAGGAAGACTTCTGTAGATGATATATTACAAGGAGAAGTTTTTACAACACTAGGTCTGCTAGAAAGGACATCTGTCACCTTCCTTATTTAATCTTTGCT
It encodes the following:
- the LOC113545717 gene encoding putative C-type lectin domain family 20 member A, with the protein product MGKSMFHLLSLTEVFLLVLSVPYKYYLVQQGKTWSDAQTYCRANYTDLATVEGKDDMIKLQNEAQKHQFTSSAWIGLYNDVNSWRWSLENQPLGNLTDWCSDQPNYGTEACAALNQWCWFDVPCSISYPFLCFDVRNTGSSRYVPISTSMAYHDAQSYCRQHHTDLASVRDVEENSIIKKTVSSNSWVGLFRDLWKWSDRSNFSTVDWVSGKPWDAGQTDNCGNFINGQVDSAKCSEIMPFFCLSDFRKKQIMRMKVQSNQDVNDPAVKAAILQKIKQKLKELGIAKNTTVKWREQPDGMVFHKTKDNNYAGIKTREKCDL